A window of the Mesorhizobium sp. L-2-11 genome harbors these coding sequences:
- a CDS encoding alpha/beta fold hydrolase, with protein sequence MRPKGIYIESFGEDEPIVVLVGKLMPIAAMAQVTGPLSRRRQIIAIDLEGHGHRALQTRP encoded by the coding sequence ATGCGGCCGAAGGGCATTTACATTGAGTCCTTCGGCGAGGACGAACCCATCGTCGTTCTTGTCGGCAAGCTCATGCCAATCGCGGCCATGGCGCAGGTCACTGGTCCCCTCTCGCGGCGGCGCCAGATCATCGCGATCGACCTTGAAGGCCACGGCCATAGAGCTCTGCAGACACGCCCATGA
- a CDS encoding endonuclease, with amino-acid sequence MADSAQEPNLSFEQQMAVERPDAGPVPKSAADWGIKDLAILPGDVQKTRRLRSPKFEGLPADASTMFEELSVTLEQVVGSNDLRPAWWLEEGAARSRAVCKIDASGVDYKGRSGTWSGSGFLVAPGILCTNHHVLNSKEVAARSRALFDFAALPDGSVRQVSTFRLRPDLLFWTSPVVATGGKGGLDVTFVAVEGQPGSTFGSIPLLRQAFVVADEDKLNVIQHPNGRLKEVAIRNNTVVFQNTQVIQYESDTEAGSSGAPVMNDGWELVALHHAAKDKSNEGIKFSAIAAALELEAQTGNADAARLLALFAGTDELAGFFGTLGRAVVQNDSGMERVVDAYNGEDQDLDIGFWNIEWFNKRWQDKLDSVARIIVEMNLDVWVFVESSLEATEALARHLETSYQTKSWGVLASQDAASERQITTVMWNKSSVGVAAKTWPEKVERWFQVDSRQFDDLGLEAVHGKVFDRYPALYEVTAKIHGTDSTFNLVPIHLKAKDEGSLRRQMAARLLAEAVAELAQDPGFDNDWIIGGDANATLASGDLDALTSVGLTALTAQDASDKQITYVKAPFKSLIDHVFISPNLVPDGRDLMIVALDRTIDRFLEVSDHRPILLRLAATASADAAPSVGQPLTEDEVRRLSRGLRRRNEPVTGAPTLAEARARLADRSTYYDAAADAVVREAYWTGISAGTAGFTQTVAGTLKQTHTTPLNYEPSKHVYPWVDVRPNAMVQSIYSGFEATPEYFIQADAEVERLRTEAREALLERGVLESTEMEAMLEAQFQYNCEHVVPQSWFSKKEPMRGDLHHLFSCEPRCNSFRSNYPLVQHEFERTMQDCGRVEDDAFEPKGGKGAVARATLYFMLRYAGYVGRRYAGQRLKTLLAWHEQFAPDEWEKHRNAAIYVLQGNRNPLIDFPEWALRLQFEG; translated from the coding sequence ATGGCGGATTCAGCACAAGAGCCAAATCTTTCGTTCGAGCAGCAAATGGCGGTGGAGCGGCCCGACGCCGGCCCCGTGCCCAAGAGCGCTGCGGACTGGGGCATCAAGGATCTGGCCATCCTGCCTGGTGATGTCCAGAAGACCCGACGCCTTCGCAGCCCGAAGTTCGAAGGTCTGCCGGCCGACGCCAGCACCATGTTCGAGGAGCTGTCCGTCACCCTGGAACAGGTTGTCGGCTCCAACGATCTGCGCCCGGCCTGGTGGCTGGAGGAGGGGGCAGCTCGCTCGCGCGCCGTCTGCAAGATCGACGCGTCTGGTGTCGATTACAAAGGGCGCTCCGGCACCTGGAGCGGGTCCGGCTTTCTGGTCGCGCCGGGTATACTGTGCACCAACCATCACGTCCTCAACAGCAAAGAGGTCGCCGCCCGCAGTCGCGCGCTGTTCGATTTCGCCGCCCTTCCCGACGGGAGTGTGCGACAGGTCTCAACTTTCCGCCTGCGTCCCGATCTCCTTTTCTGGACTAGCCCGGTCGTCGCCACTGGCGGCAAGGGCGGTCTCGATGTCACGTTTGTCGCCGTCGAAGGCCAACCCGGCTCGACCTTCGGCAGCATTCCGCTTCTGCGGCAGGCCTTTGTGGTAGCTGACGAAGACAAGCTGAATGTCATCCAGCACCCAAATGGACGCCTCAAGGAAGTCGCGATCCGCAACAACACGGTGGTGTTCCAAAACACCCAGGTCATCCAATACGAGTCCGACACCGAGGCGGGCAGTTCGGGCGCGCCGGTGATGAATGACGGTTGGGAGCTCGTGGCGCTTCACCATGCGGCGAAAGACAAGTCGAACGAAGGCATCAAGTTCTCCGCGATCGCCGCTGCTCTGGAGCTGGAGGCACAAACCGGCAACGCAGATGCGGCGCGGCTTCTCGCACTTTTCGCGGGCACGGATGAACTGGCCGGGTTCTTCGGCACCCTCGGTCGCGCGGTTGTCCAGAACGACAGCGGTATGGAGCGGGTCGTCGACGCCTACAACGGCGAGGATCAGGATCTCGATATCGGCTTCTGGAACATCGAATGGTTCAACAAACGCTGGCAGGACAAGCTCGATTCCGTCGCGCGTATCATTGTTGAAATGAACCTCGACGTCTGGGTGTTCGTGGAATCGAGCCTCGAAGCAACCGAGGCTTTGGCCCGGCATTTGGAAACCAGCTATCAGACCAAGTCCTGGGGTGTGCTCGCCAGCCAGGACGCCGCTTCGGAGCGACAGATCACGACGGTAATGTGGAACAAGAGCTCGGTCGGGGTGGCGGCGAAAACCTGGCCTGAGAAAGTCGAGCGCTGGTTCCAGGTCGACAGCCGTCAATTCGATGATCTCGGCCTCGAAGCGGTCCACGGCAAGGTGTTCGACCGCTATCCGGCGCTGTACGAGGTGACGGCCAAGATTCACGGCACGGATTCGACGTTTAACCTCGTCCCCATCCATCTGAAGGCCAAGGACGAGGGCAGCCTGCGCCGGCAGATGGCGGCGCGCCTGCTCGCCGAAGCGGTCGCAGAGCTCGCCCAAGACCCCGGCTTCGACAACGACTGGATCATCGGCGGCGACGCCAATGCGACCCTGGCATCCGGAGACCTCGACGCGCTGACCTCCGTCGGCCTGACCGCGCTCACCGCGCAAGATGCTTCGGACAAGCAGATCACCTACGTCAAGGCGCCCTTCAAGTCGCTGATCGACCATGTCTTCATCTCGCCCAATCTCGTGCCGGATGGCCGCGATTTAATGATTGTCGCGCTCGACCGAACCATCGACCGATTCCTGGAAGTATCAGATCACCGCCCGATCCTCTTGCGTCTGGCCGCCACAGCGTCAGCGGATGCCGCGCCGTCTGTCGGTCAGCCATTGACCGAAGACGAGGTGCGGCGCCTGTCGCGCGGTCTGCGCCGGCGCAACGAGCCGGTGACCGGGGCTCCGACACTGGCGGAAGCTCGGGCACGGCTTGCCGACAGGAGCACCTACTATGACGCCGCCGCCGACGCGGTCGTCCGCGAGGCCTATTGGACCGGGATTTCGGCGGGTACGGCGGGCTTCACCCAAACAGTGGCCGGGACTCTGAAGCAAACCCACACCACGCCCTTAAACTACGAGCCTTCAAAGCACGTCTATCCGTGGGTCGACGTCCGTCCGAATGCGATGGTACAGAGCATCTATTCCGGCTTCGAAGCCACACCCGAATACTTCATCCAAGCCGACGCCGAAGTGGAGCGGCTGCGGACCGAGGCGCGCGAGGCGCTTCTGGAGCGCGGCGTGCTGGAATCCACGGAAATGGAAGCAATGCTGGAAGCGCAGTTCCAGTACAATTGCGAGCATGTCGTGCCGCAAAGCTGGTTCAGCAAGAAGGAGCCGATGCGAGGCGACCTTCACCATCTCTTCTCGTGCGAGCCGCGCTGCAACAGCTTCCGCTCGAACTACCCGCTGGTCCAGCACGAGTTCGAAAGAACGATGCAGGATTGCGGGCGGGTCGAAGACGACGCCTTCGAGCCCAAAGGTGGGAAGGGCGCAGTTGCGCGGGCGACGCTCTATTTCATGCTCCGATATGCCGGCTATGTCGGCAGGCGCTATGCCGGCCAGCGGCTGAAAACGCTTTTGGCTTGGCATGAACAATTTGCCCCCGACGAGTGGGAAAAACATCGAAATGCGGCGATCTACGTCCTTCAAGGCAATCGGAATCCGTTGATCGATTTCCCCGAGTGGGCCCTGCGCCTGCAGTTCGAAGGCTGA
- a CDS encoding UvrD-helicase domain-containing protein produces MFPSGKWKLTLDPRLSGHIRLSQGGDVDLSCLDIVSISTSKALLWHTVEIRARGRTDNLSGLSGDASEQLAADLHAFINTHLFDLIGTETDHLLDVDARLREITEGSRQYLAQADLGRAIASVPGSAAAALSHPLLDPQLMPAGLKASLPASFAMLTDPGVRHAYNEAFVAAELRKFQPFFDDLDGRSFSDQQREACIRLEDNNLLVASAGSGKSATMVGKVAYVLEKQLYRPDDILLLAFNKSAADELRTRIARQLQVEESALKCRVTTFHALGRGIIEDVEGRPPQLANWVDHPAGEARVIEEIIQSLVETDPEFARLWCDLLVVHPKADIPDEVFDTEADYRRYVSDRLRKGEATIGSLAGVIVKSLQEQKVVNWLWLHSVAFDYERQIAVEDDDGTVRHLHPDFYYPLTDTVHEHFALNADGTSPFTDYVQHAESKRQAYRRKEIDFFETTSAQASDETLLSTLEAELARRAVPFERKSYAEITEAIEPVVIKHYHKLISTCIKHIRASHLTLDMLLERAKTLHDKQRAKLYARVVWMITKGYSQKLEESRRIDFDSMIADAVRLVETGQYQSPYSLILVDEFQDISEPRANLIKALKQQKAFSKVFAVGDDWQSIYRFAGSDITIFTQFEANFGASWQGRLEQTYRCNQLIAETAATFVQRNPEQITKSVRSTRPAIPRSIRVIPIDDERGRPEFAQACHRLLERLDIALGSIAEQWRSEPDAKLKVLVLWRYNLLDPFGGIPPSFANIEVLGQSFHRAKGLEADYTVLLDVSEGDYGVPSRIEDDELLNLVIPQPETFAYAEERRLFYVALTRASRGVYLITNSRQPSRYIRELCEIAGDEVRYETIEGAVLRQCPVCLVGQMVGKRNRNGTVFHGCNQFPDCTHSEGVRA; encoded by the coding sequence TTTCCTTCCGGAAAATGGAAGCTGACCCTGGACCCCAGGCTGTCGGGGCACATTCGGCTGAGCCAGGGTGGCGATGTTGATCTCAGCTGCCTCGATATCGTGTCGATTTCGACCAGCAAGGCGCTGCTGTGGCATACCGTCGAAATCCGCGCACGCGGCAGAACGGACAATCTGTCGGGTCTGTCGGGGGACGCGTCCGAGCAACTGGCCGCAGACCTTCATGCGTTCATCAACACCCATCTCTTCGACCTCATCGGCACAGAGACGGATCATTTGCTCGATGTGGATGCCAGGCTTCGGGAGATCACCGAAGGCAGCAGACAGTATCTCGCGCAGGCCGATCTCGGCCGGGCCATCGCCAGCGTGCCCGGCAGCGCCGCTGCCGCACTTTCTCACCCGCTTCTGGATCCACAATTGATGCCGGCCGGGCTCAAGGCCTCCCTGCCGGCTTCGTTCGCCATGCTGACCGATCCGGGCGTTCGCCACGCCTATAATGAAGCGTTCGTTGCCGCGGAGTTGCGCAAATTCCAGCCATTTTTCGACGATCTCGACGGGCGCTCCTTTTCCGATCAGCAACGCGAAGCCTGTATCCGTCTGGAGGATAACAATCTGCTCGTCGCCTCGGCCGGGTCGGGCAAATCCGCGACCATGGTCGGCAAGGTGGCCTATGTCCTGGAAAAGCAGCTCTACCGGCCCGATGATATCCTGCTTCTGGCCTTCAATAAGAGCGCAGCCGATGAACTCAGGACCAGGATCGCACGACAGCTACAGGTCGAGGAAAGCGCGCTGAAATGCCGCGTCACGACGTTTCATGCGCTTGGACGCGGCATCATCGAGGACGTCGAGGGGCGCCCGCCCCAGCTTGCCAACTGGGTGGATCATCCCGCCGGCGAAGCCAGGGTCATCGAAGAGATCATCCAGAGCCTTGTCGAGACCGATCCGGAATTCGCGCGATTGTGGTGCGACCTGCTCGTGGTGCATCCCAAAGCGGACATCCCGGACGAGGTCTTCGACACGGAGGCTGACTACCGTCGCTATGTGTCGGACCGTCTCAGGAAGGGCGAGGCCACAATTGGCTCGCTTGCCGGCGTAATCGTCAAATCGCTGCAGGAGCAGAAGGTCGTCAACTGGCTCTGGCTGCATTCCGTCGCATTCGATTATGAACGGCAGATTGCGGTCGAGGACGATGACGGGACGGTCCGCCATCTGCATCCCGACTTCTACTATCCGCTGACCGACACGGTACATGAGCATTTCGCGCTCAACGCCGATGGGACCTCACCCTTTACGGATTATGTCCAGCACGCCGAGAGCAAACGTCAGGCCTATCGCCGCAAAGAGATCGATTTCTTCGAGACGACTTCAGCCCAGGCCAGCGACGAGACCCTGCTCAGCACACTTGAGGCAGAACTGGCGCGGCGCGCGGTTCCTTTCGAGCGCAAGAGCTATGCCGAAATCACCGAGGCGATCGAGCCTGTGGTCATCAAGCACTATCACAAGCTCATATCCACCTGCATCAAGCATATTCGCGCCAGCCATCTGACGCTCGATATGCTGCTCGAGCGCGCCAAGACCCTGCACGACAAGCAGCGCGCGAAGCTCTATGCGCGCGTCGTGTGGATGATCACGAAGGGCTATTCGCAAAAACTCGAAGAATCCCGGCGGATCGACTTCGATTCAATGATCGCCGACGCGGTCCGGCTGGTCGAGACCGGGCAATATCAGAGTCCCTATTCCCTGATCCTCGTCGACGAGTTTCAGGACATTTCCGAGCCGCGCGCCAACCTCATCAAGGCGCTCAAGCAGCAGAAGGCGTTCAGCAAAGTGTTCGCAGTCGGAGACGACTGGCAGTCGATCTATCGCTTTGCCGGATCGGACATCACGATCTTCACGCAGTTCGAGGCCAATTTCGGGGCAAGCTGGCAGGGACGCCTGGAACAGACCTATCGCTGCAATCAGCTCATTGCCGAGACGGCCGCGACATTCGTCCAGCGTAATCCCGAACAGATCACGAAATCGGTTCGTTCGACACGGCCTGCCATTCCGCGGTCAATTCGGGTCATTCCCATTGATGACGAACGCGGCAGGCCCGAATTCGCCCAGGCTTGCCATCGTCTTCTCGAACGGCTCGACATCGCCCTGGGGAGCATCGCCGAGCAGTGGCGCAGCGAACCAGACGCCAAACTCAAAGTGCTGGTTCTATGGCGGTACAATCTGCTCGATCCGTTCGGCGGGATCCCACCCTCCTTCGCCAATATCGAGGTTTTGGGCCAGTCCTTTCACCGGGCCAAAGGGCTTGAGGCGGACTACACGGTTCTGCTTGATGTGAGTGAAGGCGATTATGGCGTGCCGAGCCGCATCGAGGACGATGAACTGCTCAACCTGGTCATTCCCCAGCCTGAAACCTTCGCCTATGCTGAAGAACGACGCCTGTTCTACGTCGCGCTCACGCGCGCCAGCCGGGGCGTATATCTCATCACCAACAGCCGCCAGCCGTCCCGCTATATCCGGGAACTTTGCGAGATAGCCGGGGATGAGGTGCGCTACGAGACGATCGAAGGCGCTGTCTTGCGTCAATGCCCCGTTTGTCTGGTGGGCCAGATGGTCGGGAAGCGCAACAGGAACGGGACGGTGTTTCACGGATGCAATCAGTTCCCTGATTGCACGCACAGCGAAGGTGTTCGGGCGTAA